One genomic region from Epinephelus fuscoguttatus linkage group LG8, E.fuscoguttatus.final_Chr_v1 encodes:
- the si:dkey-82o10.4 gene encoding m-AAA protease-interacting protein 1, mitochondrial: MQRISSLAACRELGSLAAASPGVCAWKKGMTRSKQPAAHQQLAGMTVRPFTGVPGAQSRGLCRRRFVFVGQKHRLFSSQPGADGPPGSSGGHPGVSVVGIPDPITWIRCKVIIYLINLYFEIDMSSAEFERGVKQALIHVSNMMSSGRYHKLVGIVSNEMIDYVKTRCKSLTDAQRQHLAVTMDDIIFMLPEDVSVVFDRYGRKYCFIVMRFWFLSTYEGPDDPEGTKIFKVASSEDGSPEKKIVTAVYEFHRELTRGASPDWTVTTVWHWHWKQAE, translated from the exons ATGCAGCGGATCAGCAGCCTCGCTGCATGCCGGGAGCTCGGCAGCCTCGCAGCAGCTTCACCCGGGGTCTGCGCCTGGAAGAAGGGCATGACCCGCAGCAAGCAGCCGGCTGCGCACCAGCAATTGGCGGGGATGACTGTGCGTCCTTTTACCGGGGTACCAGGAGCACAGAGCCGGGGACTGTGCCGGCGGAGGTTCGTGTTCGTAGGTCAGAAACACAGACTGTTCAGCTCTCAGCCTGGAGCCGACGGGCCGCCGGGGAGCTCCGGTGGTCACCCCGGTGTCTCTGTAGTCGGCATCCCGGACCCGATCACATGGATCCGGTGCAAAGTCATCATCTATCTCATCAATCTGTACTTTGAGATAGACATGAGCTCAGCGGAGTTTGAGAGAGGAGTGAAGCAG GCTTTGATCCACGTCTCCAACATGATGTCCAGTGGCAGATACCACAAGCTAGTGGGGATTGTGTCCAATGAG ATGATAGATTATGTGAAGACAAGATGCAAGTCTCTCACTGATGCTCAGAGACAACATCTAGCTGTCACAATGGATGACATCATATTCATGCTGCCGGAAGACGTGTCGGTCGTCTTTGATAGATACG GTAGAAAGTACTGCTTCATCGTCATGAGGTTTTGGTTCCTGTCAACATATGAAGGCCCTGATGACCCCGAGGGCACGAAGATCTTCAAAGTGGCCTCAAGTGAAGATGGCAGTCCAGAGAAGAAAATAGTGACAGCAGTCTATGA ATTTCACCGAGAGCTGACGAGAGGAGCCTCTCCCGACTGGACGGTCACGACTGTTTGGCACTGGCATTGGAAACAGGCCGAGTGA